cttaatgaaaatgttttttttctctcttttacacCATCACTGGCAGACATCAGACACGGTGGGAGGGAAAAGAAGCCTTTGGCAGTGTCCTACTTTTTCAAAGCTGCGTtgagatttaaatattttagctggcctgtctaattaattgaaCTAATGGTACTATTCTTGCGATCATTAATTCTCTTTGGTAAGCTCCTCTATAATATTGTCAAGATGGTCATTTTAAAGCCTGCATTTTTAACAAGATCCCATGGGATGACACTAAAGAGATCTGAACACAATGTGAGAACAATACCTTTCAGAGGAGATTTTAGTTtcaagcagttttatttttattcactaaaGCAACCCACTGTCACTGTACTGTACCACTGTAAAAGTGAACAAAAGCACTGCTGTTTATACCTCATCTGATCCTTAAAAATACTTTCATTAGTGTAACCAAATAAACTCAGTAAGTCCAGTCACATTCTGACTTAAAACAATCCATATAGATGTTACCATATTAAGTACGTTAGGATTTTAAATTAACTTagatttaagtgtttgttttgtttacatattggCAACATGAAAACATTAAGATAATTGATTGCAATGGAAAAGAAAGGATTGTCTTCTTTGAgatggacaaaaaaagaaaagaaagcgtAGAAGTACAAGCAGTATTCATCTAagcattctgaaaataaaaacgtCCAAACTACTACAGGCTTTTATTTAGAAGCAAAATCTAGTTCAATGTAAAACATATTCAGTAGGGAACAAAAATAAGATGTTTAGATCCAGAGAAGTAACAacaataaattactattttataaaattcaaataatgcCCATCTCTCAATCTAATCGCAAATTCATGTGCACAGATAGTGATGTCTTGAAGATTCtaaattcatattcatatgaaataaatgaatatttttaaaaaaaactgcatttacatAAGTCACAAACTAATGCATAATTTTATATAccaaacaaatatctaaaaatacagaaataacagTAACTGTGGACACCCACCTTCAGCCTATAAGCCTACACTGAAAGCTTGTGCGCTTGTGTGAGGTGAGCTGGATCCATCTGTCTCTTTACTCTGTTCCCACTTCAAAAGATGTTGCTCCTCTGTCGATAAACTGAAGTACATAATGCAAACCGAATGTTCCAAAATGTTGACAGTGAAGAACCAATGCAGCTCACGGTTTCACAGGTTCACCAGAGTTCGGAACAGTTCTGAAGCGCGCTCGTGCACCTTTCACAAGCGTTTTAACGCGCTGGAGAGAGTGCGAGCTATCAGCCAATAAGAAGACATTTTCAGGCTGCTAGGCAACAAACTCCAGACACTTAATACAACCAGTAAAAAAATAGACGCGTTGTAATCGTCTGGAAAAATCAAAGCCTTCGCTGTCACGAGATCTACGCTTGGATGCGCGCGCAGCACGTAGAAAGCAACTATGCTTCGTTCCTCGTGGGTGGGTCAACTTTGCCCTTAAACCTACGCTTGATTCAAATAACTTTTCCcacacatttcaaaacaaagtACATGGTTTGGTAGTATGAACAGTGTGGACACTGGACATGCAGCTGCGAGTTGCTTTACAAACTCCGATTTTAGAGCATAAAGCCTGACAAACAGGGTTCTGTGAGGGGAATGTGTAGAGAAGTGGGTTATTAAAGTTTGGCAGTCCCTGCTTTAAGGAAACCTAAAATGTAAAAGCACATGACAGAGCATTTCTTTAACACCTCTGGTGCTCATTTTACCggatatataaataacaacagcaacatGGAATTAAATGTACAATCTATTCACTTTGATTAGATAATTGCTGATCTCACTGCAGGCCTGCATATTGTATAACTACATAATTGTATAACTGATGATgcgttaattaattaatgagtaATTACTGAATCAGCAGGTGAGATGGATTACAAATGTGTGGCAGGAGGACTGTGGTCAGAATAGCATACTATCACTATTTCTGAAATATAATGTGCACACATTTCCTGTACACATAGAATACACATTAGCTGTGATCTTTGACATGTTTTTCTTGATTCATTATTTGGTCTGAAGTTACAACATTTCTACTGGATTAATAACTGCGTTTATGACGATAACCACTTCCTGAATGTAACTTGCAGAGAGATTGTGTGACAAATATTAAAAGACACATGGTGTGTACCAGCTGTGGTGAACGCTTTTGGAAGTGCTATTTCTTAGTATGCATGCAGTATAAAGTAGCATGTTGCCCCCTGCTGTTGGGAAAAAGTATTGCTGCTTTAACCAACTGGAAATATTCAGCTGcctaatattatgtaaaatacataattcCCTTTGTTTACAATTAGAGAACAAAATTGAACAAATTAAATATCTTTAACGATATTTAATTTCGTGGCATTGGGTATGAATCTTGTTGGATGttctaaatgaaatattaattatgacgtgggcccaaaaatatttgaacatttattgaaTGCCACGTCTATTACTGTCATTGCATTAGAACagacaaatggaaaaaaataaataaatcaaatggcATCTAGACATGGAAATTCGCTAAAGAAAAATCTggatataacaaacaaaaaaagaacgaTAGCACTATAAccaaaaaaccacaaacaaaaaaaaaaaaaaaaaaaaaacacacacacacgtggacaATGTGAATGAATAAAGGATAcaggctacatttatttacattagacCTATCTTTTTAATGCCACACGCCAAAGATGAAAACTCACAACTGACTGACCCTCATGGTCCATACTTGAATATTGTTATTCTCTCGACAATTATATTTACAGGCAACAGTCACCATTTACTTTAACTGGACCTTTTCTCCATACAACTAACGTGAATGTTGACAATAGTGAGTGAGTTTGTAATTCTGAAATCCTAACATCTCCACAGTATAAATAAAGTCTTACTTATTCGACACAAGACGGGGGTGAGCAAATAAGTGTAAAAACTGTATCTGGGGTCTATAGTTTTAATACGGTTTTGTATTTGCGTGGTCACGTGATAGCCCGCCCTCTCTCTTCAAACGCCATGTTTACTGCGTGCGCACCTCCAGCGGCAGCAACACTAACGTACAGTGAGTATATCTATATGTATTAAAGTGTGAGCACATGAGGTTTATGGAGTCTGTacaatctgtaatattttctctaAATTGTATGTTTACGTATACGAAGGCAGGACTTGCGACGATTTTTATTTTGCGAAAGgaaatttaattgtgttttgtgagCAAGTAGGCGGGACGAATATGCTAGTGTGCTGTGCTATCGGTCCCGCGCCGCATAAAAGCTTTGAGTCGCCAGCTTATGTTTAAGTAACAGTTTATATTTCTCTCACATTTGATTATGTCATTTGCGTTTTCCACCGTTTTCACATAGTTTACATATCATTTGTCATACTTTAGAGCCTGTTATCATGCAGAAGGTTTGTGTCTGGGGCTTAAACAACTGGGATGCAAACACGCGCCAAATTCGTTCTGCAGCAAGAGCGCACTATTGATAATGTGATTAGAGGCGATGAATAGAGctgttgtgtatgtgtatggAAATTATATAAGTAATACACGTCTACTAATAGTATTCTGTTGAATTCGACGATTGTAACACCGCGACGTGTCTTTTTATCCGTTTAATTTAGGGTGCAACTGAGAAATTCCAATCATGAGTGAAGAAATGGAAGCTGTCAAGACAGAGGATCTTGCTTTGGatgaaaattcaataaaaaaaggcGAGGATGACAagcagaagaagaaaaggaagagTCCGTCTGATGATACAGAGCAGGATGAATCAGAAGAACCTAAACCTAAAAGCAGGTCTAAACCCAAATTGTGTAAGTAATAGTTGATGTGGATGAAATGCCAAAGCTTTTATTTCAGGaaatgttgtttatgatgagaagtGTCATTATACTTAAAGTATTGTTTCTTTGTATagagtttttatataatttttgtagcTCATGAATTAAATTGTGCTTAGATTCTCCAGTAAAAAGTTACAAATTCTTGgccttttgtaatgttattttaattgtctTTGCAGTTGAACCTGAAATCCTTGAAGGGAAACGGGAGAAAAAAATCATCCAGAGACTTGATTTGATGAGCAAACCGAAGGAAAAGCCAAAGATTGAGAGCACAGGAAGAGGTGCCAAACTGGGAGACATTGTACGGATTAATCACTCCATCGGAAAGCTTAAAGCGCCTCTCCTCAAACCTCTGCATAAGATTGTTTATGATCGCCCGGGAACTGTAAGGATTAGTTTTAGAattcatttaacacacacaaatgGCCAAACGCATAAATTAATACAGATTATTTGTTAGATTGCAATTTGTAACTGAATAATGCTGCTTAATGTTCTTACAGGCGTCAACACTGCGGAAAAATCTTAGGCTGTTTAATGGATTTCCTTTTGGGGAGGAAAGTGACctttacaacaaaaaaatggaGAAGGTGAAAAGGTAGTTCATTTaactaattttatgttttttaatatgtttacacAGTGGAAAGTAGGGCTCTAAAAAAACTCAGCATAGAAAATAAGCAAATaacaagcatagataaatataatagaacaaagatacaaattaaatgaaCAGTGCTTTACATTTTTCAGATACGTCTaacagtattcaggtacagaaatgtaataatcagatgtaaaataaaactgcaaagacttcacagtataaattaaatctattaaacCTGTGTTAAAGCTACAACATTTTctcacacatccattttctttctCAGTTGTAAACCTTCACCTAAGCCGTACAAGGATACTTGTAGAGacatgcattttgacataattttgcgCGTATGTGTCATTAAAAGACGTGGAAGTGAATGGAATTCAGAGTTCACGTGCATCTGCGTGGCTCTCACTGTGTCTGCACTGGATGTGAGTGGTGCAACACGACAAAATACTATGagcccattataatcagtgatgctgtcttcACTGTATGTGGTGTGGTGCGACAAATCCTCGACACTAAACTGATGCCGCATTTCccatccaaaatacacataattAAGCGATCCATGATAGTTTTAAACAACATCTACAGACCAATGATGCAGCCCTAGTGGAAAGACCCATGATTATGTGTGCTCTGATAGGTGTCATTGACATTGACAGACCAATTTTTGTCCTGTGGTTTATTCCGTGTCAACTTAACAAGAGGTCCCTGGATAATTATTTATGAAgtcaaatatttgatttaaagtgGGTGTGATAATGaggcttttttttctgtcaggCTTCACAAGGAACAACTCAGAACCATTTGTCAGACTCTTGATCTGGAGAGGTCTGGAACGCAAATTGTTCTTTCAGAGAGGATCATGAAATTTCTCGCACATCCAACCAACTCAGGAAaggtgaaaaaagttttttttcctttctgaacAATAACTGTGCACTTATGTCACTGTACAGCCAATGTACTACTGGATATTATGGGCAAAATGTCTCACGAGTTTGTCTTTTGCTGTTTGCCAATGGCTTATTGTGTGTTTACCATCTACAGCCTAtcttaaagaagaaaaagaagtcgACCAAAGATGCCAAAAGAGAAAGGTCTTCAtccaaaagtaaaaaacaacagaaaaaagtaGAAAGTGGGAAGTCCAAACCAATTGTCACTGATTCCagtagtgatgatgatgatgatgatgacgacaatGATGAAGAGGGTAAAGAGAATAGTAAGGACACTGAGAAGTCTGTGACAGcaagtcaaaaaaataaagacagtgGAGATAAATCATCTGACgaagaggaagatgatgaggatgatgatgacgCTCCTGAAGAGGACAGCAACAAGGAAGAagtgtgttaaatgttttttttatattattattttttttaatgcgacagattttaatatatattcttaatatttatgGTTTTACAGTTCAGGTAATATATTGACAAtcctaatatttttaaattgcttgtGTTTTGCTGCAAATCAACAGAAAACCCCTCAGAAGAAGAAATCTTCAACCACGAAGTCCACAAAGAAATCTGAAAAGTCAGAACAGACTGCATCAGATGAAAGTGACCAAGACGTTCATGAAGACAAGAATGCAAAAAAGGTTAGACACAAACActtgttgtctctgtgtgtgtgtgtgaggcgccGGTGCGATATggtcataccaacgctggttggttatacagataGAAGCAAGATGTCGttcaaaactgtaaagcttttgcaaaataaagaaaactactgcCGTCTCATTTTCCTTTCCAAGAACTTTGGAATGCATcacaatgaacttttttttttcttaaattttgttaatctgtcaatgatttaagtgaaatatatttagtgtatatgcctaaATATTCAAGGGTGCACATacgtttttcagcctggttctcatatgaAAACCtagagatttggtttggtcctcacacggCGGCACATGGTgtgacccatcaaatataactataaaacataaataaataatagtgataatattatttcaatttgtttaggtttttttttttttttataaaacaatagtgTGATgataccattttattttaaaacaaaaggtaatattaaatacaaatacaattattttatagtaaacttaaaaataaaatgctaatatttttattattttaatttgaaccttaattattatttttaatttaaattatttaaatttttaatttccaaacttaaaatcagcaagcttttatttttgggtgttgCCAGCAACTAAGTATATGCACTTCCGGGTTTAGCGCTACCGACTGAACAAATTCACCTAATCAAaagtcacagttttgcattgtgctttgaaaaacgttagcctagatttatgctttcagtctgaatagaaatcttatacagtatggTTTGTCtgtctaaaatggtaattgtgattTAACAGCTCTAATGTGTGCTCACCTAATTTACACAgcgcatttcttattttggtcaCACAGCAAAATTCAAATCCCAAATAGACCGTACTACTGGAATTCGTGATTGGtcgacagcaaatttcaaatcttaaatggaataataaaataacgttattaacaaGTTAATGGCCATTTAgaattttcgattctgttcggaactataaaatttgatttagtttctgGTTCTGGTTCAGTTCCTGTCAAAATGTAATTCGTTTCcattccttgaaccggttcagagccctggtaGTAATATTTGTGAATTctgaaaattcaaataaattcaagctTATTTGAGCTTGTCGTTTTGATCTGCTAATGAACcattagttaaattaattttcagctTAATTAGACAATGAAAACTGCTCTATCTGTGCAAAGAGTTTTGAACTGCCTCTGAATGAAACTGCAAAATTCCATTTATGACAGATTTAGATTGACAGATCTGCAGATGCTCATGAAATGTGTTCAGTTTTTATGTCTGATTTTGTATGTAACTACATTTAAACTGACCATTTATTTCACAACTTTTCTAGACAAAAAAGCCTGCAGCAAAGAGGAAAGCTCCAGCAAAGCCTTTCCCTAAAACCAAGAAAGCTGACAGCAGCAGCAACCGAGGGAAAAAGAACGCAAGCAAGAACAAGGGTAATAATGCAGCAAATGCTCTGAGATGTAAGACCAAAAGTTCAAATCTGAAAATTGTCTTTTTTGTAGTAACATGACATAAAATCATTTGCCGTCATCTCAAAACTGAAACTGTACACTTTTTTGCAATGAGTTTGACATGCTGTAATTTTTCTTCCAGATGAAAGTGAAAGCTCTGATGATGATGAGCCATTGATCAAGATGATTAAAAAACCACCAACTGAAGAACAGTTGAAGCAGGCAATCAAGGATCTGTTGAAAGATGCCAACTTGGAGGAAGTTACAATGAAGCAGATTACCCGACAAGTATGTTATTTCAAAGCATTTATCACGGCAAAACagctttttttcacacatttacagTGTTGAAACAGCCACTGTAACCCCTTTACAATGGCTGTTTCAACACTGtaaatgtgtgaatgtcattgcattgacaaaatatcaaaccaaattgTGTCTTCAAACAAATGAGACATTTAACTTTAGATGCATATTCACTTTTCTGATACACTGAACCAATTGAAgtccagtgattttttttattacatggagTCAGTTCCTCGTAAGTTCCTGCAGGTGTCCTAGATATAGATATGTTCCCCTAATGTTTGACATCCTGAAAAGTTTCCAAGTGCTTATTTATGAACTTCCTCTTCATTGTAGGTTTATGACAAGTATCCTGACTTCGATCTGACCAGCAGAAAGGAATTCATCAAGGAAACAGTTAAAGGTGTAAGTACCTCTGAAATACTAAACCAGTGTTTCATAATCGATTTGTCAGTTGTCACTTTTATAATGGGTAAATTTCTTGTTTTTCAGTTGGTATCCTGAAGGGAAGAAAATACCTTATTTTAAAGGACAGCGAGGGTGAAGATTGTGTAGAAAACTCAATTTTGTTtggtgtagtttttattttatataaggttCTCAAATTTCAAGCAAATtctgctttttttgtattttaaaaagtattttctaaaatttaaattttcacatTTGACAGTAAATTATCTAGTTGGTTTTAGTTGTTGAAATATGCCACATTTCTAAAGCGACCCTTTTCCCCTCTTATTTTCATGGCACATAGCCATTGCATTTTGACAGTCATATTTGAATGTCTTGGCTGTGTCAGTAAGCCCTCAAGTTACCATGTCCTGCAGCTGCATTACTGTTCAGATGATGATGCCAAGATATTGTATGCAATATTTAGGAAGATTCGATTGGTTTGACCTGTTATCAGTGCTGAGATCATTTCTGAGGTCCTAAATGCTggatgggaaaaaaagaaactcatttgGAAATGAAGGTTTTGGTCTGTTATTGTATTTCAACATAAAAAATTTGGCAGCGTCAGCTTCCATTTCAGTGTTGCGCTTAACAGTTTGGAATTTGGAATTTTTATACTAATTTGTAAAGAGCAAAAAGCATTGATTTTTTGCGTTATTATGTTTTACTCCTGTTTCCATACAGATTTTTGTAAATATGCTTTACATGTGCatttttttcctatatttttaatacaagtcGTAAGAAACAAACATATCTGAGATGTTACTCATACCTGCAGGACAGTGTTGTAGATTAGGTTCTCTGATAAGACATGAGTTAAGATTGATCTGTTGTATACACTGACCTCAGTAACCAGTTTATCAGTTATCATTGGTTGCTCAGTTATAATGTGTCACAAAAACGaagatgtgtgtttattttgtaataaattgatttttcatagaaaataacctgttttttttttttaagactaagCTTCAGTTTCCAGTTGATTGTGTTCTGC
This genomic stretch from Cyprinus carpio isolate SPL01 chromosome B16, ASM1834038v1, whole genome shotgun sequence harbors:
- the LOC109081185 gene encoding protein DEK-like isoform X2 — its product is MSEEMEAVKTEDLALDENSIKKGEDDKQKKKRKSPSDDTEQDESEEPKPKSRSKPKLFEPEILEGKREKKIIQRLDLMSKPKEKPKIESTGRGAKLGDIVRINHSIGKLKAPLLKPLHKIVYDRPGTASTLRKNLRLFNGFPFGEESDLYNKKMEKVKRLHKEQLRTICQTLDLERSGTQIVLSERIMKFLAHPTNSGKPILKKKKKSTKDAKRERSSSKSKKQQKKVESGKSKPIVTDSSSDDDDDDDDNDEEGKENSKDTEKSVTASQKNKDSGDKSSDEEEDDEDDDDAPEEDSNKEEKTPQKKKSSTTKSTKKSEKSEQTASDESDQDVHEDKNAKKTKKPAAKRKAPAKPFPKTKKADSSSNRGKKNASKNKDESESSDDDEPLIKMIKKPPTEEQLKQAIKDLLKDANLEEVTMKQITRQVYDKYPDFDLTSRKEFIKETVKGLVS
- the LOC109081185 gene encoding protein DEK-like isoform X1, with the protein product MSEEMEAVKTEDLALDENSIKKGEDDKQKKKRKSPSDDTEQDESEEPKPKSRSKPKLFEPEILEGKREKKIIQRLDLMSKPKEKPKIESTGRGAKLGDIVRINHSIGKLKAPLLKPLHKIVYDRPGTASTLRKNLRLFNGFPFGEESDLYNKKMEKVKRLHKEQLRTICQTLDLERSGTQIVLSERIMKFLAHPTNSGKPILKKKKKSTKDAKRERSSSKSKKQQKKVESGKSKPIVTDSSSDDDDDDDDNDEEGKENSKDTEKSVTASQKNKDSGDKSSDEEEDDEDDDDAPEEDSNKEEKTPQKKKSSTTKSTKKSEKSEQTASDESDQDVHEDKNAKKTKKPAAKRKAPAKPFPKTKKADSSSNRGKKNASKNKGNNAANALRYESESSDDDEPLIKMIKKPPTEEQLKQAIKDLLKDANLEEVTMKQITRQVYDKYPDFDLTSRKEFIKETVKGLVS